GCAGCGCTGAATTCCTCTGCTCCCATTTCCTCTACACTGAGTGATTGCAGTTTATTGTTCAATGGAATATTTTTTGTCAGAGTTGGTAACTGCACAGCCAGAAGATACAGTGACGTGGCAATTGCCAGGATTACCTGCTGAGCACGGGGTAATTCTGAAATGCCTAAAACTGTAAATATAATCAGCGTGATCATCGAACCAATCCAGACCAGCATAAAAAGTGGTTGATTGTTCTGAATCACGCGATCCATGACTCGGAAGGCACATATGAAATCCTGGTCGCTCAGACTGCTGATACCCGGCATAACGACAACGGCAAATGCGAAGAGAAAACCAGCAACTAAAGAGCACAGCAAAGTAGCTGCGACCAACGCCATTTCTAAGAAATCCATAGATTGCGATTCTTGTAAATTGATTTTGTGACAAAAAAATTGTTACCGACTCATGTAGACTTTATCCATGTAGAGATTTGCGAGTGTTTTTAAAGGCGAATCGTAAGCTGATAATCTGATCGTACCTTGAGAAGACAACATCTAACGATTCGATGCAGGTTGAGTCTGATTCACAAATTGTGAATGCATAAAACCCGCAAGCGATAATCAATTCGGGAATAGGCGATCATTATGTTTCAGTGCGGCATAGATCGTTTCACATAAATTTTCTGAAGGATAAGGTTTTTCAATAATTGCAAAGGCACCAGACTTTTCCGCAGTTAACCGGGAACTGTGGTTCAGAGAGCCGGATGCGAGAATGAATGGGATCCTGTATCCCAGATCCTGTATCTTCCGCAGCAGGTCAATGCCATTCCAGTTTCCTTCCAGCGCATAATCAGAGACCACACAACCTGATATTGTGGGATCAGTTTCTGTGAGAAAGTCCTCCACTGAGTGAAATAACTCAGTTTGCAAGCCCTGAGCCTGGAGCAGAATGACAGTAGACTGGGCAACATCTTTGTCGTCATCGATGATGTAGACCTTGTTTTTTCTTGAAAAATTCATCGGTCAGCGATCAGCAATAAATTCCAGCTGGCGAGACTATCTTTTCACAGGCTGAAAGTAGTACACAAAACATGTCATACCGCGGAGCACTGGGGGGCATGAACTGACGGGGTGAATCTTTAAGTAAAATCATTTTTTAACGGCAGAGTAGGGTGATATAGATCGTTTCAAGCTGGTTTTGTCTGGTACAGCTCTATCATTCCTTCAAATGTTTTGACTGCGGCATACTTGATGCCTTCAAACTGCTGGGGCAGATCATCAATCTGATTGATGCTCTCCTTGAAGCGGTACCAGTCTTTGTACCATGGCTCTGGGGTACAGAGAAAAAAACCGGCCCCTGTTGTGTCCTGAAGCGATAAAGCATTCATCAGAGGCTCGGTTAAATACACTGAGCCCAGCCTCGATCCTTCCAGGACATACAAAACACCAATCAGCGAGTGTATATTTTCCTGATACATGGCTGATGTTTGCTGGAGTAGCTTTTGAGTTTTGGGATCAACGGGAGGCATGTCGCCATTCACAAGCAGGTTCAAATCAGCCTGAATGGTTTGCAGTCGAGAATATTTATTTAAGTCGAAGAGTCCAGTCAGGGTACTGTCTGCTTGCCAGGTTGGCTCCAGAAAACGATGCAAATAGTATAGCTGTGCTAGAATCCAGGAATATTCTGGCTTCGAAATGATTCCATGCATCATACGAAATGCGAGATAAGTAGATTCGATCTGCTGATGCAATTCTTGAACCGCTTCCCGGATCTCCGTTGCGAAATCTTGCATGTCTAAGAGTTTCAATATGAGTTCAGTCAATTTGGATAAATGAAACGCAAAAACTTTTTCAATCACCAACTGGGATACTGGAGGTGATTTGCATTTGAACCCTCTCGGGTGATTCCATTTCTATAAAAACCACACTCAATGGTAGTTGTAGGCAGCCCAATATTATTTACTAATGGAAGTCAATCATTTTTACAGATTTCTCATCAGAATAGATGGATATGTTTGTGAACCATCTGAAACTGTGTGCGTTGTCGGGAGGGTTGTACTGTCCGATTTCTCCAAGAGAATGGTCGCTCTCTGATACGGAATTTACGCGATGGGATGGCAGCGATTGATCGAGAGGTATTGCGCTTGGAGACTGATGCACAAAGAAATCATCGTAAAATGAATCAGTGATGACTGCCTGCTTTATCCATCTGCTCAGTCAAATTCATTGAGGTCTCCTGGAACTAACATCAGGGCTGAATAAAATATTCAAGTGCATTAGGCCTTGAATTAATTCCCCGGTTCACTGCTTCGCTTGCAATATGTTTCATGTGAATATAGTCTTATTTCAATGAAATAAATTTGTTTGAAATGACTTTTTGTGAAGCTGGATTAATCGATGTCAGCAACAGTCAAGGATGTCGCGAGGTTAGCAGCTGTTTCCGTGGGGACGGTCAGTCGAGTGCTCAGCGGTGAGCCCAATGTATCTGCCGAGACAGCGCAACGTGTTAGGGACGCTGTACAAGAACTGGGGTACTCACCTTTACGCAAGCGAAAATCGGTGGCGGAAGGACGGGAGTTATTGCGACAGCAAATCGCTGTTCTTCTGCTGGGAATGGACCGGTCGCTGGCAAATCTCCCTTCGGTGGCCAGTGGCATACATGGTGTTGAGTCGTCGCTTTCCCGGGCTGGCGCTAATGTGCTTTTATGGGACTTGCCTTATCTGGACAAGTTGCCTGATACCCTCGCCTCACAAAAGCTGCATGGCCTGCTGGTCAAGGCTGCGCTGCAGGGAAATATGCTTGAAAAGGCGGATAAAACTCTCATCGCTCGCCTACGACAGCTTCCCACGGTCTGGTTTCTTGGTCGTCCCCGTGGCATTGACTGGGGGGATGTTGTGGAATCGAATGATGTCGAAGTAGGCCGTCTGGCTGCCGAGTACCTCATTTCCCGGGGCCATAGACGTGTTGCTCTTTTAGACCCCAAGCCGGATCACGTCACACTGGGTCAACGCAGCGCCAGTTTCACATGGCATATCGCTCAACACGGTGGCAAAGTCGAGAGAGTCGCAGGGAAGAAATCGCATTGGTCACTGCCACTGCAGACTGTTAATGACACCAATCAGGTCGAACACCTGTTAGATAAAGTATTGAAACAAAGGAGTAAACCGACGGCTCTCTTCTGCCCGGCAGACAGTATTGCGGCACTGGTATACCGTTGCTGTAGCCGGCGCGGTCTTCGGATCGGTAAAGATCTCAGCTTGATTTCTTGTAATAACGAATTGCCTTTGCTGCAGGGACTATATCCGGAAGTCACCACTGTTGATATTTGTGCCGAGCAAATCGGCCAACAAGCAGTTGAGCAATTGATCTGGAGACTTCAACATCCCAGCTCTCCCTCCATCACGGTCTCTGTACAACCACGCTTGGTGGAGGGGATGTCAGTTGCTGACTTGAGGAGGAAAAAATAATGAACTTTCGCCT
The genomic region above belongs to Gimesia chilikensis and contains:
- a CDS encoding anthrone oxygenase family protein; protein product: MDFLEMALVAATLLCSLVAGFLFAFAVVVMPGISSLSDQDFICAFRVMDRVIQNNQPLFMLVWIGSMITLIIFTVLGISELPRAQQVILAIATSLYLLAVQLPTLTKNIPLNNKLQSLSVEEMGAEEFSAARDEFENRWKYWNAIRTVSAIVTSLMLIILLSLQ
- a CDS encoding response regulator transcription factor; this encodes MNFSRKNKVYIIDDDKDVAQSTVILLQAQGLQTELFHSVEDFLTETDPTISGCVVSDYALEGNWNGIDLLRKIQDLGYRIPFILASGSLNHSSRLTAEKSGAFAIIEKPYPSENLCETIYAALKHNDRLFPN
- a CDS encoding biliverdin-producing heme oxygenase encodes the protein MQDFATEIREAVQELHQQIESTYLAFRMMHGIISKPEYSWILAQLYYLHRFLEPTWQADSTLTGLFDLNKYSRLQTIQADLNLLVNGDMPPVDPKTQKLLQQTSAMYQENIHSLIGVLYVLEGSRLGSVYLTEPLMNALSLQDTTGAGFFLCTPEPWYKDWYRFKESINQIDDLPQQFEGIKYAAVKTFEGMIELYQTKPA
- a CDS encoding LacI family DNA-binding transcriptional regulator is translated as MSATVKDVARLAAVSVGTVSRVLSGEPNVSAETAQRVRDAVQELGYSPLRKRKSVAEGRELLRQQIAVLLLGMDRSLANLPSVASGIHGVESSLSRAGANVLLWDLPYLDKLPDTLASQKLHGLLVKAALQGNMLEKADKTLIARLRQLPTVWFLGRPRGIDWGDVVESNDVEVGRLAAEYLISRGHRRVALLDPKPDHVTLGQRSASFTWHIAQHGGKVERVAGKKSHWSLPLQTVNDTNQVEHLLDKVLKQRSKPTALFCPADSIAALVYRCCSRRGLRIGKDLSLISCNNELPLLQGLYPEVTTVDICAEQIGQQAVEQLIWRLQHPSSPSITVSVQPRLVEGMSVADLRRKK